The DNA region CCATCCAGGACAATCTCTGGCTAAAATCCCTGACCGATGACTTGGAAACCGAGGAAGCCCATGCTATACTGAGGGAAGACGTAAAATGGGATATAGGCCTGGATGCATACCTGCATACGCTGCTCCAGGCTAATTACAAATCTTTTTGGGAGGCAAGTGAAATGCCAAAAAAAGAGACATTCGAGGAATTCTTTACCAGGGTCGGCCTTATCCCTGAATGGAGGGAACAGGGGGCCCTAAAAGTAGCCCAAAATCTCTTGAATAAAGGGATGTCCGTGGAAGAAACGGCGGAGACGGCGGAGTTGCCTATCGAAAAGATCCGTTCCTTAAAGACCTCGGAAAAAACCAGTAATTAGTGTCTAGCCATAATGACCCTGGCTAGGCGCTCATAGTCGGAAAATAAAAAGCTTGCGTTTATATTGGAAGTAAACAATCCATAAAAACAAGAAGCTTTGCACTACTTGCTACGTAGTTTCCCACGCAACCGCGCAAAGCTCCTTGCTTTAACCTACATTACAAAAACTGCTGCCCGGCCTACTCCATCCCCACCAGGCCGGCAAGCCCTTCAAGGCCATCCGGTTCGGGAACGGCTTCCGGGGCCGGGGCAGGCAGGGCTTCCCGGAGGGGCTCCCCGGAACGGAGGCCAAAGAGCTTTACCCCTTCCCCGGGGAACTGTTCCTTAACTTTGGCAACCGCCCGTTCAATGGTCCGGGCTTCCTCTTCTTCACACCAGATCACCAGAACAAAATTTTCTTCAGGCCAGATGGCATCCCCCATCTTTGGGCCGGACTTGCCGACTCCGTTGACAGCGGGGATTTTGGTGTAGAACTTACCTACATTTTCTGCGGCGAAGGCTTCAAAGAGATTCTCCTCCACCGAGTGGTTGGCGATTAATTCTATCCGGATCATACCCCGGCCTCCTGGATCTTGGAATCAGGCAAGAGTCCTCCACGGGACCTGCCGGTCTCAGCGGTTCTCGCGACGTTCTGGGCCTTGGCCTGTTTCCGGGTCAAACCCTTGGCTATCCGTTCCCGGCGCGCTTCCGCACGGGCTGCCTGTTCATCCGAATGCCTGTTCATGATGTAGTACACCGTGGGCATCAGGAATAGTGTCATGAGGGTACCGAAGGCAAGGCCTCCCAACACAGTTTTACCAATGGGCGCGGTCATTACTGAACCTTCGCCGGG from Treponema primitia ZAS-2 includes:
- a CDS encoding PG0541 family transporter-associated protein codes for the protein MIRIELIANHSVEENLFEAFAAENVGKFYTKIPAVNGVGKSGPKMGDAIWPEENFVLVIWCEEEEARTIERAVAKVKEQFPGEGVKLFGLRSGEPLREALPAPAPEAVPEPDGLEGLAGLVGME